A single window of Ignavibacteriota bacterium DNA harbors:
- a CDS encoding methyltransferase domain-containing protein — protein MINFWDERYSQEEFVYGTEPNEFLKETLTEIKPGKILFPAEGEGRNSAFAAQLGWDVFAFDSSRIAKEKATKLYKSNNINVNYSLCSLENYECQSNFFDCIALIFVHPSEDIRKKVHLKLLNYIKPNGILILEAFSKDQLKYSSGGPKNKEMLFSEEIIKNDFGSLNIKLLSSIEKFIYEGEHHKGKAAIIDFIAQKP, from the coding sequence ATGATAAACTTTTGGGATGAAAGATATTCTCAGGAAGAATTTGTTTACGGAACAGAACCTAATGAATTTTTAAAAGAAACTTTAACAGAAATTAAACCTGGTAAAATTTTATTTCCTGCAGAAGGAGAGGGTAGAAATTCTGCTTTTGCTGCTCAACTCGGTTGGGATGTTTTTGCTTTCGATTCTTCTAGAATTGCAAAGGAAAAAGCCACAAAGTTATATAAATCAAATAATATAAACGTAAACTATTCTTTATGTTCTTTGGAAAACTATGAATGCCAGTCAAATTTTTTTGACTGTATTGCGTTAATTTTTGTTCATCCCTCTGAAGATATTAGAAAAAAAGTTCACTTAAAATTGCTGAATTATATTAAACCAAATGGAATTTTAATTTTAGAAGCCTTTTCAAAAGATCAGTTGAAATACAGTTCCGGCGGACCAAAGAATAAAGAAATGTTGTTTTCTGAAGAAATAATTAAAAATGATTTCGGGTCTTTGAATATAAAATTACTAAGTTCCATCGAAAAGTTTATTTATGAAGGAGAACATCATAAAGGCAAAGCTGCAATTATTGATTTTATTGCACAAAAACCTTAA
- a CDS encoding AI-2E family transporter, producing the protein MKKQYIDPAVKFFIVFIGLVVLLGVLKELQDIFIPLTIAYLLVFVFEPLNDYLIKKKIPRSATTIIDLLIIIGFFWALSTFIIDSFSRFGEELPQYEQRLNNIVRTSAANFGIADKFFLEFNISKILTDLDYSGLASGFFSSTISLFSALFFVLFFFIFVNSSHMHLINAIKNRYIKVQSYESKKSLKKKLLIEDEENEKNEYEKKINELKQKREQTILKAFREITEQIQRYIATKFLISLLTGIVVGIILWIFNIDFLIVWAVLSFFLNFIPNIGSIVAIILPTVMTLIQYESIGYTILVSGIITLAQNLIGNILEPKIMGDKLGLNPLVILLSLLVWGYIWGIAGMFLSVPLTAVLKIIISNSQSDNLQFLNEVMSNTDNLDQNRSSE; encoded by the coding sequence ATGAAAAAGCAATATATAGATCCCGCAGTAAAATTTTTTATCGTATTTATTGGCCTAGTTGTTTTGTTGGGAGTTCTTAAAGAGCTGCAGGATATTTTTATTCCATTAACAATTGCATATCTTTTGGTTTTTGTATTTGAGCCGCTTAATGATTATTTAATTAAAAAGAAAATTCCCAGATCTGCGACAACAATTATTGATTTATTAATTATTATTGGATTTTTTTGGGCTCTTTCAACATTTATTATTGACTCTTTCAGCCGTTTTGGTGAGGAGCTTCCTCAATATGAACAAAGGCTGAATAATATAGTTAGAACATCTGCCGCAAATTTTGGAATTGCGGATAAGTTCTTTTTGGAATTTAATATTTCCAAAATACTTACTGATTTGGATTACAGCGGTTTGGCAAGCGGGTTTTTTTCATCAACAATTTCACTTTTCTCTGCATTATTTTTTGTTCTCTTCTTCTTTATTTTTGTAAACAGCAGCCATATGCATTTAATAAACGCTATTAAAAACAGATATATAAAAGTACAGTCATACGAATCAAAAAAATCATTAAAGAAAAAATTGCTTATTGAAGATGAAGAAAATGAGAAAAATGAATATGAGAAAAAAATAAATGAACTTAAGCAAAAACGAGAACAGACAATTCTTAAAGCATTTCGAGAAATTACAGAACAAATTCAAAGATACATTGCAACAAAATTTTTAATAAGTCTTTTAACAGGCATTGTTGTCGGAATAATATTATGGATTTTTAATATTGATTTTTTGATTGTATGGGCTGTTTTATCGTTCTTCTTAAATTTTATTCCCAATATTGGTTCAATAGTCGCAATTATTCTTCCCACAGTAATGACATTAATACAATATGAATCAATCGGATATACAATATTGGTTTCTGGAATTATTACCCTTGCGCAAAATTTAATCGGTAATATTTTAGAGCCAAAAATAATGGGCGATAAACTAGGCTTAAACCCGCTGGTAATTTTACTATCGTTATTGGTTTGGGGATATATTTGGGGAATTGCCGGGATGTTTTTATCTGTTCCACTTACAGCAGTTTTGAAAATTATTATTTCAAATTCTCAGTCGGATAATCTTCAATTTTTAAACGAAGTTATGAGCAATACTGATAATTTGGATCAAAATAGATCATCAGAATAA
- a CDS encoding alpha/beta hydrolase produces MRKTLYKIIIVIFPFFLLSCNSINYTTTKKDVLTKYTELKIFFSEEVKDSFYLYIRVPKNYEKENKSYPVLYLLDGDISFNMATSIVRYLQYAKDVPEIIIVGIGYGSMMNDDKINYRERDYSISKNEMLKLSGGGEKFLNFIKNELIPYIDKNYKSSDKRYLTGYSLGGLFAIYTLIKNINLFNGYIAGSPYLKNDIEQLLSSSNNLDNYSGKIFVSFGELESEHDYKIPIQNLTRNIKSVLKNDKKIKLQIFENGTHYSCPPEALTYGLQFIFSEN; encoded by the coding sequence ATGAGAAAAACACTTTATAAAATAATAATCGTAATTTTCCCTTTTTTTCTTCTTTCTTGCAACTCAATTAATTATACTACAACAAAAAAAGATGTTTTAACAAAATACACCGAACTAAAAATTTTTTTTTCTGAAGAAGTTAAAGATTCATTTTACTTATATATCCGTGTTCCCAAAAATTATGAAAAAGAAAATAAATCGTATCCGGTTTTGTATTTGCTTGATGGAGACATCTCTTTCAACATGGCAACAAGCATTGTTAGATATTTGCAGTATGCAAAAGATGTTCCGGAAATAATAATTGTTGGAATTGGTTACGGCTCAATGATGAACGATGATAAAATAAACTACAGAGAGCGCGATTATTCTATTTCAAAAAATGAAATGTTAAAATTATCAGGCGGCGGTGAGAAGTTTTTAAACTTTATTAAAAATGAATTAATTCCTTATATCGATAAAAATTATAAATCTTCCGATAAAAGATATTTAACTGGATATTCACTCGGCGGATTATTTGCAATTTATACTTTGATTAAAAATATAAATTTATTTAACGGTTATATTGCCGGAAGTCCTTATTTGAAAAATGATATTGAACAATTGTTAAGTTCATCAAATAATTTAGATAATTATAGTGGAAAGATTTTTGTCAGCTTCGGTGAACTTGAGAGTGAGCATGATTATAAAATTCCCATACAAAATTTGACGAGAAATATTAAAAGTGTATTAAAAAATGATAAGAAAATTAAATTGCAGATTTTTGAAAATGGGACACATTACAGTTGTCCTCCCGAAGCTTTGACTTACGGATTACAGTTTATATTCAGCGAAAATTAA
- a CDS encoding HAD family hydrolase, with product MNIKNYKHIIWDWNGTILNDLQLCVDIGNNLFRKKNLPEISVEKYKSIFTIPVINYYIAAGFDFTKESFEIVGKEWMDEYEERKFECKLHNGIIETMEKFNTLEKEQSLLSAYKQDNLIKMAEHFNLTKYFSHITGLDNIYAAGKIDLGKNLMKSIGNKPGEVLMIGDTIHDFEVSQEIGANCVLIASGHQNFETLKKTGAKTFENLIELLNSI from the coding sequence ATGAATATAAAAAACTACAAACATATAATATGGGATTGGAACGGGACAATTTTAAATGATCTTCAACTCTGTGTTGATATTGGAAATAATTTATTTAGAAAAAAAAACCTTCCCGAAATATCTGTAGAAAAATATAAATCCATTTTTACAATACCGGTTATAAACTATTACATTGCCGCAGGATTTGATTTTACTAAAGAATCCTTTGAGATTGTCGGTAAAGAATGGATGGATGAATATGAAGAAAGAAAATTTGAGTGTAAGCTTCACAATGGAATTATCGAGACAATGGAAAAGTTCAATACTTTGGAAAAAGAGCAATCGTTACTTTCAGCTTATAAACAAGATAATTTGATTAAAATGGCGGAACATTTTAATTTAACTAAATATTTTTCACATATTACAGGATTAGATAATATATATGCGGCGGGAAAAATTGATTTGGGAAAAAATCTAATGAAATCTATAGGAAACAAACCCGGCGAAGTGCTGATGATAGGAGATACAATTCATGATTTTGAAGTCTCGCAAGAAATTGGAGCTAATTGCGTATTAATTGCAAGCGGACATCAGAATTTTGAAACACTTAAGAAAACAGGTGCAAAAACATTTGAGAATTTAATAGAATTATTAAACTCTATTTAA
- a CDS encoding methionine-R-sulfoxide reductase, whose translation MSKIIFLILFTILLSNISAQKKMKYNKLTPEEQKVILHKATEMPYTGQYTNNKESGTYVCKQCNAELYRSKDKFDSHCGWPSFDDEIPGAVTRIPDADGRRTEIICSNCGGHLGHVFLGEGFTEKNTRHCVNSISLKFIPDKKNKTDK comes from the coding sequence ATGAGCAAAATAATCTTTTTAATTTTATTTACAATTCTTTTATCAAATATAAGCGCACAGAAAAAAATGAAATACAATAAATTAACTCCCGAAGAACAAAAGGTAATATTGCATAAAGCGACTGAAATGCCTTATACCGGACAATATACAAACAATAAAGAATCCGGAACATATGTTTGCAAGCAATGCAATGCTGAGCTTTACAGATCAAAAGACAAATTTGATTCACACTGCGGCTGGCCGAGTTTTGATGATGAAATTCCCGGTGCCGTAACAAGAATTCCCGATGCCGACGGACGACGAACAGAAATAATTTGCAGCAATTGCGGCGGACATTTAGGACACGTGTTTCTTGGTGAAGGGTTTACCGAAAAAAACACGCGTCACTGTGTAAATTCTATTTCACTTAAATTTATTCCAGATAAGAAAAATAAAACCGATAAGTAG
- the msrA gene encoding peptide-methionine (S)-S-oxide reductase MsrA → MKKITLLFFIITVILSFNENIFAQNLKKAKIMNTNNKYETATFGTGCFWCTETIFEKLKGVESAVSGYSGGTKENPTYKEVCTGNTGHAEVIQVTFDPSIISFKDLLEVFWKTHDPTTLNRQGEDVGTQYRSVIFYHNDEQKKVAEEYKTKLESAKVFKDPIVTEITKFKNFFPAENYHQDYYEQNKSQPYCSFVITPKVEKFKKVFHDKLK, encoded by the coding sequence ATGAAAAAAATCACTTTATTATTTTTTATTATTACTGTTATCTTATCATTTAATGAAAATATTTTTGCTCAAAATTTGAAGAAAGCTAAAATTATGAATACAAACAATAAATATGAAACCGCGACATTTGGAACCGGTTGTTTTTGGTGTACCGAAACAATTTTCGAAAAATTAAAAGGTGTTGAGTCAGCTGTTTCCGGTTACAGCGGCGGAACAAAGGAAAACCCGACATACAAAGAAGTCTGCACCGGAAATACTGGACATGCCGAAGTTATTCAAGTTACATTCGATCCTTCTATAATTTCATTTAAAGATTTGTTGGAAGTCTTTTGGAAAACGCACGATCCTACAACATTAAATCGTCAAGGTGAAGATGTTGGCACTCAATACAGATCAGTTATTTTTTACCATAATGACGAACAAAAAAAAGTAGCGGAAGAATACAAGACGAAATTAGAATCTGCAAAAGTATTTAAAGATCCAATTGTAACTGAAATTACAAAGTTTAAAAACTTTTTTCCTGCGGAAAATTATCATCAAGATTATTACGAACAAAATAAATCTCAACCTTACTGCAGTTTTGTAATTACTCCAAAAGTGGAAAAGTTCAAGAAAGTTTTTCATGATAAATTAAAATAG
- a CDS encoding alpha-glucosidase C-terminal domain-containing protein yields the protein MKKFIMWIIIASILFFSCSEQKKITESKNFVHPEWSYNASIYEVNIRQFTNEGTFNSFLNHLPELKKLGVDILWLMPINPIGEKNRKGTLGSYYSVKDYKAINPNFGSKEDFKTLVDSIHSLGMHVIIDWVANHTSWDNKWTKTNPEFYNKDSLGNFIPPVADWSDVIDLNYENKELRNAMTEALLYWVKEFNIDGYRCDVAEMVPLDFWKNTRKELDKIKPVFMLAEGENPELHKNGFDMTYNWKLKDAMNNYAKGLISVDSIKNSFIVNSKLYADDDIRMNFTSNHDENTWAGTEFERLGDLAEPFAILALTAKGMPLIYNGQEAGMNKRLQFFEKDFIPWHDYKMRSIYSIVLAEKKVNSAMWNGNKGGNMKFINSDNNKIFAFSREMGNDKIYVLINLSNNKQEFKVTDKNVNLSLTNLFTNDKIDLVSGVQFTLEPNGYFVLVNK from the coding sequence ATGAAAAAATTTATTATGTGGATTATTATTGCTAGTATTCTGTTCTTTAGCTGTAGCGAACAGAAAAAGATTACGGAAAGCAAAAATTTCGTTCATCCTGAATGGAGTTATAATGCTTCAATTTATGAAGTAAACATTCGTCAATTCACAAACGAAGGCACTTTCAATTCATTTTTAAATCATTTGCCGGAATTAAAAAAGCTAGGCGTTGATATTCTTTGGCTTATGCCAATTAATCCAATCGGTGAAAAAAATAGAAAAGGTACATTGGGAAGTTACTACTCGGTAAAAGATTATAAAGCTATTAATCCCAATTTCGGCTCAAAAGAAGATTTTAAAACTCTGGTTGATAGTATTCATTCGCTTGGAATGCACGTTATAATTGATTGGGTTGCCAATCATACTTCTTGGGATAACAAATGGACGAAAACAAATCCCGAATTTTACAATAAAGATTCACTTGGAAATTTTATTCCGCCTGTAGCCGATTGGAGTGACGTTATCGATCTTAATTATGAAAACAAAGAATTAAGAAACGCAATGACAGAGGCATTATTATATTGGGTAAAAGAATTTAATATTGATGGATACAGATGCGACGTTGCGGAAATGGTTCCGTTGGATTTTTGGAAAAATACACGTAAAGAATTAGACAAAATAAAACCGGTTTTTATGCTTGCTGAAGGTGAAAATCCCGAATTGCACAAAAATGGTTTTGATATGACTTACAATTGGAAACTTAAGGATGCTATGAATAATTACGCAAAGGGTTTGATATCAGTTGACAGCATTAAGAATTCCTTTATTGTTAATTCAAAATTATATGCTGATGATGATATAAGAATGAATTTTACTTCTAACCACGACGAGAATACTTGGGCAGGAACTGAATTTGAAAGACTCGGTGATCTTGCCGAACCATTTGCAATTCTTGCGTTAACCGCAAAGGGAATGCCTTTGATTTACAATGGACAAGAAGCGGGAATGAATAAAAGATTACAATTTTTTGAAAAAGACTTTATTCCATGGCATGATTACAAAATGCGAAGTATTTACTCAATTGTTTTAGCGGAGAAAAAAGTAAATTCAGCAATGTGGAACGGAAACAAAGGCGGAAATATGAAATTTATAAATTCGGATAACAATAAAATATTTGCCTTTTCCAGAGAAATGGGAAATGATAAAATTTATGTTTTGATAAATCTTTCAAATAATAAACAAGAATTTAAAGTAACTGATAAAAATGTAAATTTAAGTCTGACAAATTTATTTACAAACGATAAAATTGATTTAGTTTCCGGTGTTCAATTTACACTTGAACCAAACGGTTATTTTGTTTTAGTAAATAAGTAA